Proteins encoded by one window of Flavobacterium sp. N502540:
- a CDS encoding 4'-phosphopantetheinyl transferase family protein — MINIFYTNISEDFHKSLLEVYLPKFSSVYQARIRRYRRWQDAQVSLLGRILLFQSVKELYDRDYTDKDIKYSKYNKPYFSDTSIKFNISHSGEMVICALSDESEIGIDLELISNIPIDEFKSELTEEEWSKITIANNIQDAFFDFWTQKEAVVKAHGMGLAIPLKSFEIFDNVAKIDNESFYLKEIKIDEKYKCYISLLNDSTDICLTHKRIDPLTI, encoded by the coding sequence TTGATAAACATTTTTTATACCAATATTAGCGAGGACTTCCACAAAAGTTTACTGGAGGTTTACTTACCAAAATTTTCATCTGTTTACCAGGCAAGAATCAGAAGATACAGAAGATGGCAGGATGCTCAAGTTTCCTTATTAGGACGTATTTTGTTATTCCAAAGTGTTAAAGAACTATACGATCGGGATTATACGGATAAGGATATTAAGTATTCAAAATACAACAAACCTTATTTTAGCGATACCTCGATTAAATTTAATATATCACACTCTGGTGAAATGGTCATCTGTGCATTATCTGATGAATCTGAAATAGGTATTGATCTTGAATTAATATCTAACATTCCTATTGATGAATTTAAGTCAGAGTTAACAGAAGAAGAATGGTCTAAGATTACTATTGCGAACAATATTCAAGATGCGTTTTTTGATTTTTGGACCCAAAAAGAAGCGGTAGTTAAAGCGCATGGCATGGGACTGGCAATCCCATTAAAGTCATTTGAAATTTTTGATAATGTAGCTAAAATTGATAATGAAAGTTTTTATTTGAAAGAAATAAAAATTGATGAAAAGTACAAGTGTTACATTTCTCTGCTAAATGATAGTACAGATATTTGTTTGACACATAAAAGAATAGACCCCCTAACAATTTAA
- a CDS encoding amino acid adenylation domain-containing protein, with translation MKLTLPQQDIYYEQLLYPNEPIYNIGAKIEIRGIIDTEVLKKAYVVLIDQHDAYRGRVTKVDENVEFKILDTHNSELGFIDFSGKRNSEEEADYYIEKEFSKVFNLFDNKLLHVFTLIKIREDFYYLFSVYHHIITDGWGTSLMFQRLVKNYNEILEFGEVKTVYPFSYQDFVQEDAVYQDSESFSEDRHYWAEKFKHLPENLFQKLGNATQTNKSSRKELTIGRDKYNLLSELAIQCKSSVFHVILGILYTYFGRKQQNYDFAIGLPVLNRSKATSKKTVGLFMGISPLRMQLDLETSFESLVLEIKNQLKKDYRHQRLPLGKLIKELQLFSGKERLFNISLSYEKQNYSDNFCNTGTSVIPLSHQSERVALAIYIREFDASEDVRIDFDYNLNYFDDFEISRIVNHFENLIDSVLADSQKELKSLSYLSAHEKSQLLLEFNNTKKAYPNDQTVLDLFEEQAGKAPDKIALIDDHQEISYAKLNVLSNKIAAYLLSISEEHDKSPIAVLLDRSVNMIAVLLGILKSGRSYLPLDPNFPKDRLNYIIGNSKAQIIITEKKYTANGISAPVSLKLEEVLEEMECFDSSFKSKVSSDDAAYIIYTSGSTGNPKGVEIGHQSLVNFLTSIQQKPGVTPHDLLFSVTTYSFDISVLEFFAPLISGATVFLASQETLEDPNSVIKKIKEINPSIIQATPSFYQMLFHAGWEGDKTLKVLCGGDLLSDSLSEKLITGTFEVWNMYGPTETTIWSSMKKLQYPSQASTIGTPINNTQFYILDDFFNLQPVGVIGSIYIAGDGLAKGYYRNEVLTREKFIENPFEANTLLYETGDLGKWNIKGEIEFLGRKDNQIKIRGYRIEAGEIESKLNLISGIKDSVVIAKKGTQQDAILVAYIIKSSAEINIEKIISELKLVLPYYMIPGLIIPMEQFPLTPNNKIDRKALLEMEVYSGTEDNEFQAPNSELEKKLLKYWQEVLEINKPISKDVNFFAIGGHSLNSVRLIGLIAKELSFSVSFKTIFDYPTIETLAEYLEKLDPVYSVELVKSEYKEFYEVTPSQRNIWLASQKASISIAYNMFAAFSIEGNFELEKIEKAVNEIIKENEILRTNFVESGEGIYQKINAFSEVNFSIQTKNIEGLEVKDEVNKFRNTEFNLQNDLLIKLKILERKNNEYLLLFCTHHIIMDGLSLELFIKKIISNLGEKNNTNLKSSTETAFQFKDYSEWFNGYLKDNSFKNKLFWEKYLRNFHFKNSFERDFNLENDNRNGEEYFFELTEDVTNDLKKLVIDKKVTLYTVLIAVLKILIFKESNQTDICVGTVNSGRNRAEINDQIGMFAKTIVLRTPIEKNKTFLEIVKNVQRDLFEIEDYSDVPFEEIGKSVFDVMLVYQNPEFNFENIDDLKLTRYPVEGSYSRMPVVFNFYGSGKIVKGNVDFDRNLFDRESINAIVAKYNLILQEIIENPSQCVELMNIELELDKKDLYNFDFNF, from the coding sequence ACAATTATTATATCCTAATGAGCCAATATATAACATTGGAGCCAAAATTGAAATTAGGGGTATTATAGATACTGAGGTGTTAAAAAAAGCGTATGTTGTTCTTATAGACCAACATGATGCTTACCGAGGTAGAGTAACTAAAGTCGACGAGAACGTAGAATTTAAGATATTGGATACCCACAATTCAGAATTAGGTTTTATTGATTTTTCGGGAAAAAGAAATTCGGAAGAAGAAGCAGATTATTATATTGAAAAAGAATTCTCTAAAGTATTTAATTTATTTGATAATAAGCTGCTGCATGTTTTTACCTTAATAAAAATCCGAGAAGATTTTTACTATTTATTTTCGGTGTATCATCATATCATTACCGATGGATGGGGAACTTCGTTAATGTTTCAGAGATTGGTAAAAAATTACAATGAAATTTTAGAGTTTGGCGAGGTTAAAACAGTATATCCTTTTAGTTATCAGGATTTTGTTCAGGAAGATGCAGTTTACCAGGATTCGGAATCTTTTAGTGAAGACAGACACTATTGGGCAGAAAAATTTAAACATTTGCCCGAAAATTTATTTCAAAAATTAGGGAATGCTACTCAAACTAATAAAAGCAGCAGAAAGGAATTAACGATTGGAAGAGATAAATATAATCTACTGAGTGAATTGGCAATACAGTGCAAATCGTCTGTATTTCATGTTATTTTGGGAATATTATATACCTATTTTGGAAGAAAGCAGCAAAACTATGATTTTGCAATTGGTTTGCCGGTTTTAAACAGAAGTAAAGCAACATCAAAAAAAACGGTAGGACTTTTTATGGGGATATCTCCCTTAAGAATGCAATTAGACTTAGAGACTTCGTTTGAAAGTCTCGTACTTGAAATAAAAAATCAATTAAAAAAAGATTACAGGCATCAGCGCCTGCCTTTAGGAAAATTAATTAAGGAGCTTCAATTGTTTAGCGGGAAAGAGAGACTATTTAATATTAGCCTTTCTTATGAAAAACAAAATTATTCTGATAATTTTTGTAATACCGGTACTAGTGTCATCCCTTTAAGTCATCAATCTGAAAGAGTTGCATTAGCAATTTACATTAGAGAATTTGATGCATCAGAAGATGTCCGAATTGATTTTGATTATAACCTAAATTATTTTGATGATTTTGAAATCTCCCGAATTGTTAATCACTTTGAAAATTTGATCGATTCCGTTTTAGCAGATTCCCAAAAAGAATTGAAGTCATTAAGTTACCTTTCAGCTCATGAAAAATCTCAGTTGCTTTTAGAATTCAATAATACGAAAAAAGCTTATCCAAATGATCAGACCGTTCTCGATTTATTTGAAGAACAAGCGGGTAAAGCACCCGATAAAATTGCACTTATAGATGATCATCAAGAGATTTCTTATGCAAAACTGAATGTATTGTCCAATAAGATAGCAGCTTATTTACTATCTATTAGTGAAGAGCATGATAAATCACCAATTGCAGTTTTATTAGACAGATCCGTAAATATGATCGCAGTTTTATTAGGAATCTTAAAGTCGGGTAGATCTTATCTTCCGCTTGATCCTAATTTTCCAAAAGATCGGTTAAATTACATCATCGGGAATAGTAAAGCTCAAATAATTATTACGGAAAAAAAATATACAGCAAATGGAATTAGTGCGCCAGTTTCACTAAAGTTGGAAGAGGTATTGGAAGAAATGGAATGTTTTGATAGTTCTTTCAAATCAAAAGTGTCTTCAGATGATGCTGCCTATATTATATACACGTCAGGGTCAACCGGAAATCCGAAAGGGGTAGAGATTGGACATCAGTCACTCGTTAATTTTTTAACCAGTATTCAGCAAAAGCCCGGTGTTACGCCGCATGATCTACTATTTTCGGTTACGACTTATTCTTTTGATATTTCTGTTTTAGAGTTTTTTGCGCCTTTGATTTCAGGAGCAACAGTATTTCTTGCAAGCCAGGAAACATTAGAAGATCCTAATTCGGTTATTAAAAAAATAAAAGAAATAAACCCTTCAATTATTCAGGCAACTCCAAGTTTCTATCAAATGTTGTTTCATGCCGGATGGGAAGGAGATAAAACATTGAAGGTATTGTGTGGAGGAGATCTGTTGAGCGATTCATTATCAGAAAAATTAATCACCGGTACTTTTGAAGTCTGGAACATGTACGGACCAACAGAAACGACGATTTGGTCAAGTATGAAAAAACTCCAATATCCAAGCCAGGCCTCTACTATTGGTACACCTATCAATAATACTCAATTTTATATTTTGGATGATTTTTTTAATCTGCAGCCAGTAGGTGTAATTGGTTCTATTTATATAGCAGGAGATGGATTGGCAAAAGGCTATTACAGAAATGAAGTTTTAACGAGAGAAAAATTTATTGAAAACCCATTTGAAGCTAATACTTTGTTGTATGAAACAGGAGATTTGGGGAAATGGAATATAAAGGGAGAGATTGAATTTTTGGGAAGAAAGGACAATCAGATTAAAATTAGAGGATATAGAATTGAAGCTGGAGAAATTGAATCAAAATTAAATCTAATTTCGGGAATAAAGGATTCTGTGGTAATCGCAAAAAAAGGTACCCAGCAGGATGCTATTTTAGTAGCTTATATTATAAAAAGTAGTGCCGAAATTAATATCGAAAAAATTATCAGTGAATTAAAATTGGTTTTGCCCTATTATATGATTCCGGGTTTAATAATTCCGATGGAACAATTTCCACTCACCCCAAACAATAAGATTGATAGAAAAGCTCTTTTAGAGATGGAAGTTTATTCCGGTACAGAAGATAATGAGTTTCAGGCTCCAAATTCCGAATTAGAGAAAAAACTATTAAAATATTGGCAGGAAGTGTTAGAGATTAATAAACCAATAAGTAAAGACGTTAATTTCTTTGCAATTGGAGGACATTCATTAAACTCGGTACGTTTGATCGGGCTAATTGCTAAAGAGTTATCTTTTTCAGTTTCTTTTAAAACGATATTTGATTATCCAACAATAGAAACACTGGCCGAATATTTAGAAAAGCTTGATCCGGTTTATTCAGTTGAATTAGTAAAGTCAGAATATAAAGAGTTTTATGAGGTAACACCTTCTCAGCGTAATATCTGGTTAGCTTCTCAGAAAGCAAGTATTTCAATTGCGTATAATATGTTTGCTGCTTTTTCAATTGAAGGGAATTTTGAATTGGAAAAAATTGAAAAAGCTGTAAATGAAATTATAAAAGAGAATGAAATTTTACGGACAAATTTTGTAGAGTCAGGGGAAGGGATATATCAAAAAATTAATGCTTTTTCGGAGGTGAATTTTTCTATTCAGACAAAGAATATTGAAGGATTAGAGGTTAAAGATGAGGTAAATAAATTTAGAAACACAGAATTTAATTTGCAAAATGACCTACTGATAAAGTTAAAAATACTCGAAAGAAAAAACAACGAGTATTTGTTATTGTTTTGTACACATCACATTATAATGGACGGATTGTCTCTGGAATTATTTATAAAAAAAATCATAAGTAATCTGGGAGAAAAGAACAATACTAACTTAAAGAGTAGTACCGAAACGGCCTTTCAATTTAAAGATTATTCGGAATGGTTTAATGGATATTTAAAAGATAATTCCTTTAAAAATAAGCTCTTTTGGGAAAAATATCTTAGAAATTTTCATTTCAAAAATTCGTTTGAAAGAGACTTTAATTTGGAGAATGATAATAGAAATGGAGAAGAATATTTTTTTGAATTAACAGAAGATGTGACAAATGATTTAAAAAAATTAGTGATAGATAAAAAGGTAACACTTTATACCGTTTTAATAGCCGTTTTAAAAATTTTGATTTTTAAAGAATCTAATCAGACTGATATTTGTGTTGGAACAGTAAATTCTGGAAGAAATAGAGCTGAGATAAACGATCAAATTGGGATGTTTGCTAAAACAATTGTTCTAAGGACTCCGATTGAAAAAAACAAAACATTTCTTGAAATAGTAAAAAATGTACAGCGTGATTTATTTGAGATAGAGGACTATAGTGATGTTCCATTTGAAGAAATTGGTAAATCAGTTTTTGATGTTATGCTGGTCTATCAAAACCCGGAGTTTAATTTTGAGAATATTGATGATTTAAAATTAACCAGATATCCTGTAGAGGGAAGTTATAGCAGAATGCCTGTTGTTTTTAACTTTTATGGAAGTGGTAAAATAGTAAAAGGAAATGTGGATTTTGATCGTAATTTATTTGACAGGGAATCCATAAATGCCATCGTCGCGAAATACAATTTGATTCTACAGGAAATAATAGAGAATCCATCTCAATGCGTAGAATTAATGAATATTGAACTGGAACTTGATAAAAAGGACCTTTACAATTTTGACTTTAATTTTTAA